One Desulfovibrio fairfieldensis genomic window carries:
- the aat gene encoding leucyl/phenylalanyl-tRNA--protein transferase produces MSGTFADLAAQFPPLEAARADGLLCAGGDLQPARLLAAYSLGIFPWYEEGLPILWWSPDPRCVLPLEDFCLPSRSARALRRRPFELTLDAAFGEVIRACAGLRANGHGTWLTPEMIAAYERLHALGYAHSVEAWREGALVGGLYGVALGRAFFGESMFHRESEASRAALAGLVALLRLRGAVVLDCQQETPHIMRMGGVMLPRAAFRERLARALAAEGWREEREAREPDALRREIRAVPWAPWKTGYSYSAINGSWIARS; encoded by the coding sequence ATGAGCGGCACGTTCGCGGATCTGGCCGCACAGTTTCCTCCTTTGGAGGCCGCCCGCGCGGACGGTTTGCTCTGCGCGGGCGGTGATCTGCAACCCGCGCGGCTGCTGGCGGCCTACAGCCTGGGAATTTTTCCCTGGTACGAGGAGGGCTTGCCCATTCTCTGGTGGTCGCCTGATCCGCGTTGCGTGCTGCCCCTGGAGGATTTTTGCCTGCCGTCCCGCAGCGCCCGCGCGTTGCGCCGCCGCCCCTTTGAGCTTACCCTGGATGCGGCCTTCGGCGAGGTCATCCGGGCCTGCGCCGGATTGCGCGCAAATGGGCACGGCACCTGGCTCACGCCGGAGATGATCGCGGCCTATGAACGTCTGCACGCCCTGGGTTATGCACATTCCGTGGAGGCCTGGCGGGAGGGCGCACTGGTCGGCGGTCTGTACGGAGTGGCCTTGGGCCGGGCCTTTTTCGGCGAGTCCATGTTTCACCGTGAATCCGAAGCCTCCCGCGCGGCCTTGGCCGGGCTGGTGGCACTGTTACGGCTGCGCGGGGCCGTAGTGCTGGATTGCCAGCAAGAGACCCCGCACATCATGCGGATGGGCGGGGTCATGCTGCCGAGGGCGGCGTTTCGGGAGCGGCTGGCAAGGGCGCTGGCCGCCGAGGGATGGCGGGAAGAGCGAGAGGCAAGGGAGCCGGACGCCCTTCGGCGGGAAATCCGCGCCGTTCCTTGGGCCCCCTGGAAAACGGGCTACTCCTATTCCGCCATCAACGGTTCGTGGATCGCCAGATCGTAG